ccaggttatatggtaaagcgtgagggttgccccgcaccacgggcatgtgttcctatactgtgtaggatacattttgCTAAGTATATGTGGGTTAATGAATGTTCCCATTTGTAGCCTTCGCCAACTAGTGCGGAGCCGTGGGAGAGCCGGCtaaccagctgcgagctcgccacccaaagggcaatggtgcagcacgtaAGCGAAGCAGcgcctcagtggagccctggactaggggcccaatcctgctttgaaggtcaggagtctgcagcgatgcagacgaagaccgaacgctaaaccttTAATGGACCAAATGaagttttttcctttctctctctctctttgccgtaagcgtcacgaaggagctcatacgtctgtgtggctgtcttgccaagcttcacacagaattttatgtttacacgctcttCGAGGTGGGCGTCCATCTCACCACATTCACCCACAGTGGAATGCGCGGCCAACTAGTGACAATgaatttttctacatgtagtgccatcgaGTGGCTGCCACAGCGTTTAGCATAAATAACtgaggttagcccgaaaagatggcgctacacatacgcaccatcATTTGTTtaggggaatcatttctagagatgGAAAATAACTCGAAACTTCACGGACAAAGTTTGTATATGCTTTCTTCTGTGTCTTCCTCGCagaaacatttattgcgcctTAAATTGGTGCCGGAGAGAGatagaaagacggaaaggcagggaagttaactaggcagcgcccggtatgctaccctacacgtgggaaggggaacagagggagagatcgaaaagggagagaacaaaggtatatgatcacttttccacgtgtccgttggccttTACTTGCAGGGTACATAGGGCACACattgattgttcacaatcttgcgctcagtcctgagtccttcaagaactttaaaaatgCCTTCAAGGCtttcctctgcgatgaaggcttactccaaggaccgagaattttggcttcagtaaggggccgaggatctaaacggcggagtgttgcggATTCAACTTTAGTGGTAATATTGTGCCACACAAGGAAAACGACAAATAAATCGGCGTTTAGGTCGTCGTTTTCCTTGTGTGGCGTGTTATCACCATCAAATGTGCAACCAGCTAGCCCACATTTCTGCCTTGCTTGAGATTGAAATTATTTAACGAATATACGACAGTACAATCACAATCAATAATCTTGAGTACATTACTTCTGTTTGCTGCGAACGTCAActttgtaaaaatgaaaaaaaaattgattcaaGAACATAATACATTTAATTTGTCATTTTCAATCGAAACATTTACCCAGTGTAATAAATTACCCTACTCTGTAGTTGATAGCGTGAATGAGGAAATGTCTTGCTGAACTGAGAGCTTTGCGGTGTGGCTTTCATTTAATTTCCTTATCATAATGGAGCTATAGTACAATGTCTATGGTTGGTGTCTTTCCATAATCTTTTATTTTCCACTAATTCCTGCGCGGAGTAAAGCGATTTCAcattatgaataaataaataaatagatccCCTGGCCGGACAGATGTGCCCGGAGACCTGCACAACATAAAAATATTGTtttggcggccagccgaagattAGGcacgatgaacgatggcagagaggTGATTTAAGGACGCTGGCTGAGCGCGGAACGCTCCgttccgcgccactgccagcttcagCGTCTAGGTCACACTCACTACCCGGGCCGCCGAGCggtcgtcccgatcggtgacagaGACGCGCAAAATGGTGACAGGGTTCAGAGCATTTTAGAGCAGTAATAATAAAGTGAAGTGCTGGCTGCCACGACGAAAGAGACGGACGAATGATTCCTGGTGCGCGAAGCTTCAGGGCCACAGGTCTCAAGGAGCCTACGGCCGAggcccttggacgcaccgaacggcatagGGAGGGGGCGGTGTTCTCTCAtttgggcagcgtctcgggtcggtggggacATAGGCCCTGGTGACGGTAGCGTTTTCATTTCGTCCTGTCTTCTGGTCGGGACAGGCGacggggctggtgtgagcggcgATGTCGGTTCTGGCCTGGCGTGTTGGGGCACAGCCGGACGGTGCGGACCATGTGCACACGGCCGACGAACaaggctgacgcaggacgccgagcTCCAGGATGCGGATGCCGATGATTCCCCAGCACcccacgccaaatgttacgtgtTGGCCAGCGGAAGAAGCAGACGAGATGACAGATGGCAATGAAACGATTTAATGGCTTCTAGCCTAGCACGAGCGCTACGTcctgcgccactgccagcttcttcGTGAAGAGATGCTCAGATTCATACTGGTTGCAGAAACTTTGCAAATGTATTGCCATGTCGATACAGCGTATATAATCTAAGCGATCTTCTTCGTTTTTATTTCAGTTGCTCCCATTCTTTTTGCTGTAAATGTTTTAAATTTCGTAGACTCAAGGCAGGCATTTCATTTGATTGATAGAAAAACAAGTATTAGGCAGGCCCAATTTATTCCTCCAAATCATCGTATAGTGAAATTTGCTGCGAATAACTTCCAGAAGTAGGAAGAGAGCCACTCTATTCGTTTGGCTTCTGAGCTGCGCCTTCAGAGGTAGGTCGTGCCAACCCTGGCTCTCACACAGCTCTGTTTGTCGCAGCGTTGTTCCCCGTCATTGTATTGCGGACCAGCTTGCAGTACTTCACTGCATCGAAATCTAGACAAGAAAATGCAAGTTAAACAAGTATATTTTAGTTTTGTTAGTGGTGGGCGATGTCGTTAATACAAAATTACTGCTGATACATTCTTGCCAGCATTCATGCAGCACCACATGAAATATTAGGTGGAGCGAAGATGTCGCCCTGCCAACCACTGCATGATCTTATGTGAAATCAGTTATTAGTGTACACAAATATAGAATATTATTATCGTACACATTTTTACTTCCCTTTGTGGTGAGGCAAACTGGCTTGGCGTGTAGCTACTTAACGGTCGTGCCTACACAAAGAAGTCTTTCAAAAACTGTAGTAGACTTAAAAAGCGTCAAATCATTTCTAGCTAATTAATTCTGAAGCTTACCTATTATTTGCGTCACATATTTATTCTCTGCGCACAGATAAGATATTATCTTTTGGCTACTATTCTGATAAAAGCAGATAAGATATTATCTTTTGGCTACTATTCTGATAAAAGCTTCTATTTGCGATGCTCTCTAACAAAATGTAGAGGGCTTTATTTGAatatttttcttctctaacttaATCGCACCTTTTTATGACTTCTTCGTTATTTTTCTAAACTTTCATCGTTTTGTGCTGCATTATTTTGTTCCATGCGGGTATTTTTGCAGATTTCATCGTTTCAGTATGTTCGCACGTGCTTTTTACTTAGGTGCACAATATTTGTTTTCGCGAGTAAAACTTGGTTCTTTCAGAACTGGGCACGTGGCATCTTTTGTGCACGACAGCGCTCAGAACACGAGAATAATGGCAGCGCTTCAAATTGGTATTTATAATAAGTAAAGGTACCATGGGGGCGACCAAAAACAGACAGTAATTCGGCAGAAAACCATGCTCTTTGAATTTGATTCTGAACAACGTGCAGGACTGCTGAAACAGCACGTTTAACGTGAAATAAGATCCCACTACATATTCAAAGCTCGAGGACAAACCAACGCCGATAGTATTCCGActgtagccgccgcagtggctcagtggttatggtgctcagctgctgacccgaaagacggaggttcgatcccggccgcagaggtcgaatttcgatggaggcggaattctagaggcccgtgtacactgcgatgtcagtgcacgttaaagaaccccaggtggtcgatatttccggagcccttcagtacggcgtccctcatagcccgagtcgctttgggacgttaaaccctataaaccaaaccaaaccaaaccaaaccagtattCCGACTGTAGTCACAAGTTACAGAATGAACTAGTCCAGAAACTTTAGGCGTCGTGAAAATATAACTGCTCATGTGGGTTCACACGAGCTCTAAGCATAGTTTAGGTTACTCGCGCGTGCCTTGTGCAGTACTTCGAGCAGAGCTGGATTGAAGCGACGCTGCTTTGTATGTGTAGGTGCGTTCCCGCGTTTTGTCTGGCGCCTTTAAATAATCATAGGACTTCCACTTCTCTGCACGAATTCTTTCAGGAACATTACGCTTCATATAGAGACTGCATTCATTGATGCCGCATGAGAACTGCCACCACTTGATCCTCTTACACTTCTAAGACATCGCTTGGATGTTCAGCATATTTTGACTTCGTAGAAGCCTTTGGAGAAGTAGAATAAGTAAGACCGCCCCACACCGATCGCTGGCGTATGGCTATGCAGTTCGTGAAATAGCTGGTCACTTCACACAGTTCTAAAATAATGTTTTATCTCCGTACATAATACGATTGAACGTTTCTGAGGAAGCGTTTTGTGTCTTTTGTGAGATGCATTTATGCCTAATAGGCGCTATGGAGCTAATCGTTTATACAAGGTATTTAGAAAAActtgagaggacacttaagcttcatgTGAatggtatgacacgatagcgttaataggtCACTTCAGCGTCCTCGGGCCATCTTTGTGTATCACATCGCCTTGGGTGTGGGTACGTGCTCAAATATGAgaattttttcattcatacaCCGCGGGACACGAGATTTGAATAGAGCGTTTCGCCGCTGCGTGCTTAGTTTTTTTAAACCCTATTGTTCCCATATTTTCTGCACTTTTCTCCACCAGGTGCACTAAGATTTTAATTACTCACTAATAAATAATACCTTAACGCTACAAGGAAACTCAGCGCGTACGGTTTTAAGGAGGAGGGGGCAGGTAACACAAAGAACTTACTGGTGCAGGTGCCCATGCATTTCTGGCAACTAGCAAAGCTATTACGAATTCCTCTGCAGCCACCATCCCAAAAACGAACGCAGACGCCCTCCTCTTCGTCGAAGCGCCAGCGCAGCGTAGGCTTCGTGCATGTTTTGCGACTCCGCGGCCCGCTACAGGTCAATTGCGGGTTACTTCTCGCTGTAAGTAAAGCCAAATTATAGATGTGATTAAGCACAAAAAATATTAGCCACAGCACTGCTGTTTTGGCTGTATTCGACACGCGGCCGATTTCGTATTACCGTTGCAATAGCTCGTACCTTTTGCACCCTCAAGGAGCTCTCAAGTTGCGAAGAGCGCAGAGTAGGTGCGAGTGTAAAGCGAAGCAATATTTAAATCCAATGTATGACGTTTACCAGTTAACCACACTTGGACTATCTCAATTCCTTGCTTCAAGCTGTAAACTTACTCCAGAACTCTGTCCTTTTCTTACCAGCTGTCTGCATGCCTTTGAAATATGAGATAGATATGTCCGCTACTCGGAACCAAGTAGCGCTTTAAGAATTAGTTCTCTCGGGTCAGTGTACACTTTTGCTTTCCTTACGCTTCGGATGCAACGTACGGGTGATAAGTAGATGCATAGAGCCATGACTTCGGTGAAGTTGAAACACTCGACCACGCCTGCGTTTCACCACATGAAAACGAGCTGCCAAGTGGGAGGCTCATTGCGACCTACAGAATAATTGTACTACTCCCGAGCAACACTAAGTCACTCATAAGGTTGTCATTTTCGCCGGAAATCTTTGTATCGAGCACCGATTCTCCTACAGCGTCTGACTGTTCTTGACGTGAAATCTACCCTAAGCATATCGAGAAATCATTCTTCTTCATTACCGCTCTTTTGGCTGCTCCCATAATATATTCCTCTCCCCAGTTTCTCACTGAAAAATAATAACCTTGAAGTGAAATGAATGAGCGCAACTGCGAATGGCCACTTGCTGTCGATAACGTACGCAGGAGGGCTATATACTACGTGTCTGGACGAAACGGTTGATAAAGCTTGATGTAATGCAGGACTGGAGCTTTCTGCTACAACCAATGATTCTGGTTCACATAGAAAATAACGTATCGACACGTAAGACTCTTTCCTAGCTCGAGGCAAGCACTTATGGCGAGTTTTCCCATCCGCCAACCAAGCAGGTAAGCTCAGTTATTCCTTTtcagcagcagtggttgcggataAAATATCATTATCGCTAGTAATTTTCTCTAACGACCGAAATGAACATGACGTTCTCTTCTTTTAATGTTTAAGCGCTGGTCACAGGCATTTCACAATGGCCTTTAATGCGCCATAACAGGGTGTCATCTTTCATTTTTGCAGACATACGCGTGGATAGCTGTGTATTATAGCACTTCCTTCTAGAAGACATGTAAGCTTCCTATCAAGGCACGAAAGGTCGGTTGCCTGCGTATAATATTTACTGGTTCATCAATTTTGAAGTGATAATGTAATGTTAAAAAAGAAGTGTAAATACTCGTTTTTTGAGGGTTGCCATTGTTCACAGCCAACATTTGCGAACGATTGGGAATGCTCCGGCGTAAAAATACTTAATTTTAATATTGCAACATACTGCTTTTCTCAATTTTAAACTATAATTGTTTGTTATAAATTACATTAGTGTACGAAAGTGACGTTCAAATGTCCATTACATACTACAGCGATTGTAAGACCTGCACTGTATAACAGAAATTAATCTAATTCTAACCTTAGAAGCCTTGTTAACTGTATAATTAAAACTGAATGTTTGTTGCCTGAAACAATGAGCCTATAACTGCGACGAGTGAGGTTTACGAAGCAGATAGGAGGCACGTGTTAGCCTTGCTCAATTAGTACTGCAAAGACTGTCGATCCAGGTGATTTTCAAAGGGCTGCGCAAGGAGGGCTATATGGCGTCTTGATGACTTGTGCCATGCCACCAGCCGGCTTGAAGTTGCCGGCTGGAAAAAATTCTTGCCGCCAAAGCCATATATCACCAGCTATTTTGAATGGCCATGCCCTGAAATTTATTTTCGGATACAATTTTTTCCGGCGTCTTGAAAATTTTCTTCACGAAGAAAATGTACAACAGATCTTTGTAAGTTGTAATTATTCCATTGCTTCGCCTGCCGCCCCAGAAATCTTCCAACATTAGCAAATTCCTCTCTGAATTTTGCAGACGTTTTTTAATTCATTCCTTGTTTCTTTCTGCGCGAATTCCATAGAAGAGGTCAGTTATCTGTTGGGCGCACTGCATGTCCTTTTGGAAGCCTCATTATGACAATTATTCTACCTTTTGTGCCAAAAAATATACCCTGTTGTACTGTTCACACTCTTCAAATTTCGCCCTCAAAGTAGTGCAAGCACTGTTTACGACTGCAGACATTGCTATCCGTAGTCTTATTTAGACCATCAAGACCCGTGCGCTTATAAGAAATTGCTGAAATCTGTGCGGCAAAAGGGTGCAAATTTTCTCGGAGTGTTCAGCTCGAGAGGGGTGATATAAATTTTCCTCCGGAGTCAAACATCCGACTAAAGATGCAAAAGCTTGGCTCTGTGACCCCTTTCACTTACAAAAAGGAATGCTTTTGCAATCGTTGGAGAAAGCGAAATGCTAATTAGCGTCTCTGAGTGGCCAGAAGACATCGATACTTGGCTGTTTGACATGCTAGTTGTTCTAAATCTTATAAGTGCCTGTTAGATGACTGCAGAAACTCCGAATCAAGAGGCTGCTTCCAGGGCACGAATTTCCAAGCACTTTCTTTGCGACAGCTTTATTGCAATTCATTGAGATGCTAACCGTGCTATGTGTATGCCTTCCGCGGCGTGAATATGAACTGATGAGTGAGCAGGCTGAATTGTTGAACCACGAGTTTCCTTATTCCTAGAAAGTCTTCGGCGTTTAAGGGGTACTTACGGAAACAGGTTCCCAGACAGTCTTTCTCAGAATCAAACCGGTTTTTGTTCCCGCCACAGCCACCGTAGATAAAATACTTGCAGAGTCCAGATTTTTGCTCATAACCCCATTTAGGAATGCGAGCCCTGCACGGTCCAGTTTCCGCCGGGCGCTTGCAATAGCCGGGAGTACTCTTGCCGGCCGCTGGAGGAAGAAAGTTAGCAAGAACACTGTAGCATTTAGTTCCAAAAACCAGTCGATCATGTCCCCCATAAGGGCCGATAGCTGTATTCACAATGTTACGGGAAAGTACAATTTAGAGGTGTAGAGGCGTAGAatgaagagttcctagcaggtggcaccaacacgaacagggagtcACATTAAACTCCTCTTCTTCGTTcttcctttcacgcgagaggccacttcgtattccactgccacttcgtcgtaacaatatcATGCGCCGCACCACACTGGCGATAGTATGAATAGTTTAGAAATATACGAGAGACCAATGAATGTTGTTCGTAAGGAAATGTTACTTCGTGAATCCATGGAAAAGAAATTATGCAGCGCTTTTCTATGTGCGAGGAGAACGTAATATATTAAAGATCTCCTTTTTCACTGCAAATTGTGTGAAGTATAATCAAAGAGAAGGAATCAGAGAAGCGATGtattcaaaatatttttgcaaaaaaaaaacaacctaagAAACCATCTATGAAACATCTGCTTTGTAATATGCGGTGCAAAAATTGGGGAAGAACATGAATTATTCCATTAGACACAATGATTTACGTAGTATATCTTCACTGTAAGGACCCTTCAAGCACTCATTTATAATTTGTATAATTTGTGTCATGAAAACTCTCGAATAAATATCTCGTCTCACAGTCGAAATTAGTCAAATATGTTTGTTAAAGCGTGGCAGCACAAGTAACTAATGATGGCCCTTTTCCGTTGCCAGACCAAATGTGAAATAGGCGCTCTAGCTAGCAGTTCATTTTTCACTTGGGTTCCAGTGGACAGATACAGTGTTCACATATGACAGTTGCTCGGATAGCTTTGAGAGGTAATGTTCATATTGATCAAtctcttctttacattcatagatctctgggagtcctgaTGCCACTGCTGACGAAGTGGTGCAGTGGTCAACCGATGCACAACTGCCCTTGAATGTCATGTGCTACCATCGGCGGCACTTGGGTTGCGACCCAGAATGCTCTTCCCAATCAGCCTCTCGCGAAGAATTAAGCTGCCATCTGACAGGTTGAGTTGGTTcctagaatatatatatatatatatatatatatattatatatatatatatatatatatatatatatatatatatatatatatatatatatatatgaacagtGTGTTCCACGTAACTTGAACCAataaggattaaaaaaaaagcggtaaaCCGCAGCCCGCTGAGGCCAACGATACATTGTTTGCCATCATGTGGCATTAATCAGAATATTTTTAATATTCCGCCTAATTAGGTAATTAAGTAAGATCAATTATGCCAAATTTCAAATGTTCATATCAGTGCCAAGAGCGTTACGTTAGGTTGTAGAACAGATTTAGAAGCAACCGATCTACTTTATAGTAGCATCGTATCTCCTACGGGGCCTCTTCCGGCAtctaaagaaagcccgcgaaatatgaaaaaaataccACATGACTGCGCTCGTGCGCTACCATATTGCAGCGCTCTCAACGGCGTTTCGGGAAAACGGAGCGTGCTCGCTGACTATGGGGAAGTGAACCACCGCTGCTCTTAGCAGCGGCTTGACAGTGCGtcagcactatatatatatatatatatatatatatatatatatatatatatatatatatatatatatatatatatatatatatatatatatatatatatatatatatagtgtacgggcgtgtgtgtgcctgtgtgtgtgtcaagtcccatgctataagaagacGCGTCAATGCACTGTATGATCTTTCTTGGAAAACGATCAGCCCTCCGATCAAAgtgtcgagtaaaataaaaacgtttccttaaacgaagtatatatatatatatatatatatatatatatatatatatatatatatatatatatatatatatatattgtaggggtgtgtttattcggtgaacccagatgattccagccgctcaggggagactcgcagcgaagcgtcaggcgtggcgaaagagcaaggcagcgaacaacttcttcgtccttgagagcggcagcacgcgacgcatgtcagtggttatatcgatgaagattaccacactacagtttccccccgggcagagaaggagccatcctggcgactcatggtgccgaaaggacagacggatcgtagtagggcttgattcggtccacatgaactatttcgcgtccacggcgacgcaagtccgcagatggcgtaacgggctcaactacgtagttcacaggagatgttttttgaagcactcggtatggaccgtgataccgagcaagaagcttcttggacaggccggcggttgtggcaggaacccagagccacaccagggagttgggcgcatatgaaggcgcctcaccagtgtcacgatggtgtttttgttgccattgattttcctttgtgagcgaacgagcgagctgacggcattcttctgcatactgggcggcgtccgagagtggcgtcgattcagaaacatcagggcggtagggaaaaagcgcgtccattgtgcaggttggctcgcgcccgtaaagaagaaaaaagggagagaatccagtggtggtctgtatcgcagtgttgtacgcgtaggttacgaagggaagaacgtggtcccagttggaatgagcgtcgttgacgtacatggccagcatgtcactcagagtacggttgaagcgttctgtcaggccattcgtctgagggtggtaagaagtagcggtgcgatgaatgatgcgacattctttcagtagggcctcgagagcgtcgcacaagaaaacgcgtccgcggtcactgagcagttccttcggagtcccgtggcgaagaatcaagttgttgagaatgaacaaagcaacgtctcttgcagaggcagagggtaacggtgatgtttcagtgtagcgagtcagatg
This region of Amblyomma americanum isolate KBUSLIRL-KWMA chromosome 5, ASM5285725v1, whole genome shotgun sequence genomic DNA includes:
- the LOC144133015 gene encoding BPTI/Kunitz domain-containing protein-like isoform X1 produces the protein MNFVSAICVLLAASCICAAGKSTPGYCKRPAETGPCRARIPKWGYEQKSGLCKYFIYGGCGGNKNRFDSEKDCLGTCFPRSNPQLTCSGPRSRKTCTKPTLRWRFDEEEGVCVRFWDGGCRGIRNSFASCQKCMGTCTNFDAVKYCKLVRNTMTGNNAATNRAV
- the LOC144133015 gene encoding isoinhibitor K-like isoform X2; this translates as MNFVSAICVLLAASCICAAGKSTPGYCKRPAETGPCRARIPKWGYEQKSGLCKYFIYGGCGGNKNRFDSEKDCLGTCFHFDAVKYCKLVRNTMTGNNAATNRAV